From a region of the Oryza sativa Japonica Group chromosome 6, ASM3414082v1 genome:
- the LOC4341569 gene encoding stromal processing peptidase, chloroplastic-like isoform X2 — protein sequence MKINWETVDCHIMCITCLQRLTYEYGEDLLPSVLDALNEIAFHPKFSSSRVEKERRAILSELQMMNTIEYRVDCQLLQHLHSENKLSERFPIGLEEQIHKWDPDKIRRFHERWYYPANATLYLVGEIDDIPRAIREIEAVFEHTLPEGEAAPMSTASPFGAMASLFAPKLPGGLAASLTGERSPAADKIKPVKRERQAIRPPVEHKWSLPGVAQDAKPPAIFQHELIQSFSINMFCKIPVNQVQTYKDLRSVLMKRIFLSALHFRINTRYKSSNPPFTSVELDHSDSGREGCTVTTLTVTAEPQNWRSAIKVAVHEVRRLKEFGVTMGEMTRYMDALIKDSEQLAMMIDSVPSVDNLDFIMESDALRHTVMDQLQGHESLLAVAETVTLEEVNTVGAEVLEFISDYGKPDAPLPAAIVACVPKKVHMDGVGETDFEIHPEEITDSIKAGLEEPIYPEPELEVPKELITRSELEDLKLQRKPSFASLSKEENVVKIFDDETGIAQRRLSNGISINYKITQNEARVGVMRLIVGGGRATEDSESKGSVIVGVRTLSEGGCVGNFSREQVELFCVNNLINCSLESNEEFIFMEFRFALRDNGMRAAFQLLHMVLEHNVWLEDAFDRATQLYLSYYRSIPKSLERSTAHKLMLAMLNHDERFVEPSPHSLQKLTLQSVKDAVMNQFVGDNMEVSIVGDFTEEEVESCVLDYLGTVSAPKSSKTQEHIEKISFLPFPSDLHFQQVYIKDTDERACAYIAGPAPNRWGFATEGNDLFNVIRSSSGDAQVSESANTDLTERKHNDVRSHSLFFGITLSLLAEIINSRLFTTVRDSMGLTYDVSFELNLFDKLDLGWYVIAVTSTPSKVHKAVDACKGVLRGLHSNKIVERELDRAKRTLLMKHEAETKTNAYWLGLLAHLQSSSVPRKEISCIKELTMLYESATIEDLYLAYEHLKVDESSLFACIGIAGAESGEETTDDELDMGLHGMGPIGGRGLSTMTRPTT from the exons ATGAAAATCAACTGGGAAACTGTTGACTGCCATATTATGTGCATAACATGTCTTCAACGCTTAACATAT GAATATGGTGAAGACTTGCTCCCTTCTGTGTTGGATGCATTGAATGAG ATAGCTTTTCATCcaaaattttcttcttctcgtgttgagaaagagagaagagcaattCTTTCAGAGCTCCAGATGATGAACACAATCGAGTATCGTGTTGATTGTCAG TTATTGCAACATTTGCACTCAGAAAACAAACTGAGCGAAAGATTCCCTATTGGACTTGAAGAGCAGATACATAAATGGGATCCTGATAAGATCCGCAGATTTCATGAGCGTTGGTATTACCCTGCTAATGCTACTTTATATCTGGTAGGAGAGATCGATGATATTCCCAGAGCAATACGAGAAATAGAG GCTGTGTTTGAACATACACTTCCAGAAGGTGAAGCAGCCCCTATGTCAACTGCAAGTCCATTTGGTGCTATGGCAAGCCTTTTTGCACCAAAGCTACCTGGTGGCTTGGCTGCAAGCCTAACTGGTGAAAGATCACCTGCTGCGGATAAAATAAAGCCTGTGAAAAGGGAAAGACAGGCAATTAGGCCACCTGTAGAACATAAGTGGTCTCTTCCTGGAGTTGCCCAGGATGCCAAGCCTCCAGCAATTTTTCAACATGAATTGATCCAGAGTTTCTCAATCAACATGTTCTGTAAG ATACCTGTTAACCAAGTTCAGACATATAAAGACCTGCGAAGTGTCCTGATGAAGCGGATATTTTTATCTGCTCTGCATTTTCGAATCAATACAAGATATAAG AGCTCAAATCCTCCTTTTACATCCGTCGAGCTGGATCATAGTGACTCTGGAAGGGAAGGTTGCACTGTCACTACTCTTACAGTAACAGCTGAACCCCAGAATTGGAGGAGTGCCATCAAAGTTGCCGTTCATGAG GTTAGGAGACTCAAAGAGTTTGGTGTCACAATGGGGGAAATGACCCGCTACATGGATGCACTGATAAAAGATAGCGAGCAACTGGCTATGATGATTGATAGTGTTCCCTCAGTTGACAACTTGGACTTCATTATGGAGAGTGATGCACTTCGCCATACTGTTATGGATCAATTGCAGGGGCATGAAAGTTTGCTTGCTGTTGCTGAAACCGTCACCCTTGAGGAG GTCAACACTGTTGGTGCAGAAGTTCTGGAATTTATTTCAGATTATGGAAAGCCTGATGCACCGCTTCCTGCTGCTATTGTGGCCTGTGTACCCAAAAAGGTCCACATGGATGGAGTAGGTGAAACTGATTTTGAGATACATCCGGAAGAAATAACTGATTCCATCAAGGCGGGTCTTGAGGAACCTATTTACCCAGAGCCTGAG CTCGAGGTGCCAAAAGAACTGATTACTCGGTCTGAGCTTGAGGACTTGAAATTGCAACGCAAACCATCATTTGCTTCTCTGAGTAAAGAGGAGAATGTTGTGAAAATATTTGACGATGAAACTGGTATAGCACAGCGCCGCCTTTCTAATGGAATTTCCATCAATTATAAG ATCACACAAAATGAGGCAAGGGTTGGTGTTATGCGACTGATAGTAGGTGGTGGGAGGGCAACAGAAGATTCTGAATCTAAGGGATCTGTTATTGTTGGTGTTCGTACTTTGAGTGAAGGTGGctgtgttggcaacttttcaAGGGAACAG GTTGAACTTTTCTGTGTGAATAATCTCATAAACTGCTCATTAGAATCCAATGAGGAGTTCATTTTTATGGAGTTCAGATTTGCTTTAAGAGACAATGGCATGCGCGCTGCTTTCCAACTCCTCCATATGGTCCTTGAG CATAATGTGTGGCTAGAAGATGCATTTGATAGAGCAACTCAGCTATACCTGTCTTACTATCGCTCCATTCCCAAAAGTTTGGAGCGCTCTACAGCCCACAAGCTTATGTTAGCCATGTTGAACCATGATGAAAGGTTTGTAGAGCCATCACCACATTCATTGCAGAAATTGACTCTCCAATCAGTCAAAGATGCTGTTATGAACCAGTTTGTTGGTGACAACATGGAG GTCAGTATTgttggtgatttcactgaagAAGAGGTCGAATCTTGTGTTCTTGACTATCTTGGGACTGTGAGTGCTCCAAAATCTTCAAAAACACAGGAGCATATTGAGAAGATTTCCTTCCTGCCGTTTCCTTCGGACTTGCATTTTCAGCAA GTATACATAAAGGATACTGATGAGAGAGCTTGTGCCTACATTGCTGGCCCTGCACCTAATCGCTGGGGGTTTGCAACTGAAGGGAATGATCTATTCAATGTCATCCGGAGTTCTAGTGGAGATg CTCAAGTTTCTGAATCAGCAAACACAGATCTTACGGAGAGGAAACATAATGACGTTCGCAGCCATTCTCTGTTCTTTGGCATCACTTTGAGTTTGTTGGCTGAAATTATTAATTCTAG GCTATTCACAACAGTTCGAGATTCCATGGGATTAACCTACGATGTTTCTTTTGAACTAAACCTTTTTGACAAATTGGACCTTGGTTGGTATGTGATTGCAGTAACATCAACCCCGAGCAAG GTTCATAAAGCTGTTGATGCATGCAAAGGTGTTCTCAGAGGATTACATAGTAACAAAATTGTTGAAAGGGAGCTGGACCGG GCAAAGAGGACGTTATTGATGAAACATGAGGCTGAGACAAAGACAAATGCCTATTGGCTTGGTTTACTAGCCCATCTGCAGTCTTCATCTGTGCCTAGAAAG GAAATATCCTGCATCAAGGAATTGACGATGTTGTATGAAAGTGCCACGATTGAGGACTTGTATCTTGCATATGAGCACCTAAAAGTTGATGAATCTTCTTTGTTTGCTTGCATTGGGATTGCTGGTGCTGAATCTGGCGAAGAGACGACTG ATGATGAGCTCGATATGGGCCTGCATGGCATGGGTCCTATTGGAGGCCGTGGTCTATCAACAATGACCAGACCAACCACATGA
- the LOC4341569 gene encoding stromal processing peptidase, chloroplastic-like isoform X1: MASFPSPPLAAAAAAAPPRLAPGLPLAAAAVRRPSSLARRSSIALAAPANPLRCIHRRAVSPRLRRRTEAVGAASAAIGSLGEEREGCLSCFPRGRRRGRPGLARFAPCALPHTYGLSSLHSGLTGAKIRRRHVLHAAGPDEPHVASPTWSETALDKHYVDQPIGKEELEGFLNTPLPSHPKLVRGQLKNGLRYLILPNKVPANRFEAHMEVHVGSIDEEEDEQGIAHMIEHVAFLGSKKREKLLGTGARSNAYTDFHHTVFHIHSPTKTKEYGEDLLPSVLDALNEIAFHPKFSSSRVEKERRAILSELQMMNTIEYRVDCQLLQHLHSENKLSERFPIGLEEQIHKWDPDKIRRFHERWYYPANATLYLVGEIDDIPRAIREIEAVFEHTLPEGEAAPMSTASPFGAMASLFAPKLPGGLAASLTGERSPAADKIKPVKRERQAIRPPVEHKWSLPGVAQDAKPPAIFQHELIQSFSINMFCKIPVNQVQTYKDLRSVLMKRIFLSALHFRINTRYKSSNPPFTSVELDHSDSGREGCTVTTLTVTAEPQNWRSAIKVAVHEVRRLKEFGVTMGEMTRYMDALIKDSEQLAMMIDSVPSVDNLDFIMESDALRHTVMDQLQGHESLLAVAETVTLEEVNTVGAEVLEFISDYGKPDAPLPAAIVACVPKKVHMDGVGETDFEIHPEEITDSIKAGLEEPIYPEPELEVPKELITRSELEDLKLQRKPSFASLSKEENVVKIFDDETGIAQRRLSNGISINYKITQNEARVGVMRLIVGGGRATEDSESKGSVIVGVRTLSEGGCVGNFSREQVELFCVNNLINCSLESNEEFIFMEFRFALRDNGMRAAFQLLHMVLEHNVWLEDAFDRATQLYLSYYRSIPKSLERSTAHKLMLAMLNHDERFVEPSPHSLQKLTLQSVKDAVMNQFVGDNMEVSIVGDFTEEEVESCVLDYLGTVSAPKSSKTQEHIEKISFLPFPSDLHFQQVYIKDTDERACAYIAGPAPNRWGFATEGNDLFNVIRSSSGDAQVSESANTDLTERKHNDVRSHSLFFGITLSLLAEIINSRLFTTVRDSMGLTYDVSFELNLFDKLDLGWYVIAVTSTPSKVHKAVDACKGVLRGLHSNKIVERELDRAKRTLLMKHEAETKTNAYWLGLLAHLQSSSVPRKEISCIKELTMLYESATIEDLYLAYEHLKVDESSLFACIGIAGAESGEETTDDELDMGLHGMGPIGGRGLSTMTRPTT, translated from the exons AtggcctccttcccctcccctccgctcgccgcggcggcggccgcagcgcCGCCCCGCCTCGCCCCGGGCCTccccctggccgccgccgccgtgcgcaggCCCTCCTCCCTCGCGCGCCGGTCCTCCATCGCCCTCGCCGCCCCGGCCAACCCCCTCCGCTGcatccaccgccgcgccgtgtCGCCCAG GTTGAGGAGGCGGACGGAAGCTGTCggcgcggcctcggcggcgatTGGGAGCCTCGGCGAGGAGAGGGAAGGGTGCCTCTCGTGCTTCCCCAGGGGCCGGAGGCGGGGGAGGCCGGGGCTCGCGAGGTTCGCGCCGTGCGCGCTCCCGCACACCTATGGGCTATCGTCGCTCCACAGCGGGTTGACTGGCGCTAAG ATCAGGCGTCGCCATGTATTACATGCTGCTGGACCTGATGAACCACATGTTGCAAGTCCAACTTGGTCTGAAACTGCTCTGGATAAACATTATGTAGATCAGCCAATTGGGAAGGAGGAACTTGAAGGTTTTCTTAACACACCGCTTCCTTCTCATCCAAAGCTAGTCCGAGGACAATTGAAGAATGGCCTCCGATATCTTATTCTACCAAACAAAGTTCCAGCAAACAG GTTTGAGGCTCACATGGAAGTTCATGTTGGATCAAttgatgaggaagaagatgagcagGGAATTGCACATATGATTGAGCATGTTGCATTTCTTGGCAGTAAAAAGCGTGAAAAACTTTTGGGGACAGGTGCAAGGTCTAATGCATATACAGATTTCCACCATACCGTGTTCCATATACATTCTCCAACTAAAACAAAG GAATATGGTGAAGACTTGCTCCCTTCTGTGTTGGATGCATTGAATGAG ATAGCTTTTCATCcaaaattttcttcttctcgtgttgagaaagagagaagagcaattCTTTCAGAGCTCCAGATGATGAACACAATCGAGTATCGTGTTGATTGTCAG TTATTGCAACATTTGCACTCAGAAAACAAACTGAGCGAAAGATTCCCTATTGGACTTGAAGAGCAGATACATAAATGGGATCCTGATAAGATCCGCAGATTTCATGAGCGTTGGTATTACCCTGCTAATGCTACTTTATATCTGGTAGGAGAGATCGATGATATTCCCAGAGCAATACGAGAAATAGAG GCTGTGTTTGAACATACACTTCCAGAAGGTGAAGCAGCCCCTATGTCAACTGCAAGTCCATTTGGTGCTATGGCAAGCCTTTTTGCACCAAAGCTACCTGGTGGCTTGGCTGCAAGCCTAACTGGTGAAAGATCACCTGCTGCGGATAAAATAAAGCCTGTGAAAAGGGAAAGACAGGCAATTAGGCCACCTGTAGAACATAAGTGGTCTCTTCCTGGAGTTGCCCAGGATGCCAAGCCTCCAGCAATTTTTCAACATGAATTGATCCAGAGTTTCTCAATCAACATGTTCTGTAAG ATACCTGTTAACCAAGTTCAGACATATAAAGACCTGCGAAGTGTCCTGATGAAGCGGATATTTTTATCTGCTCTGCATTTTCGAATCAATACAAGATATAAG AGCTCAAATCCTCCTTTTACATCCGTCGAGCTGGATCATAGTGACTCTGGAAGGGAAGGTTGCACTGTCACTACTCTTACAGTAACAGCTGAACCCCAGAATTGGAGGAGTGCCATCAAAGTTGCCGTTCATGAG GTTAGGAGACTCAAAGAGTTTGGTGTCACAATGGGGGAAATGACCCGCTACATGGATGCACTGATAAAAGATAGCGAGCAACTGGCTATGATGATTGATAGTGTTCCCTCAGTTGACAACTTGGACTTCATTATGGAGAGTGATGCACTTCGCCATACTGTTATGGATCAATTGCAGGGGCATGAAAGTTTGCTTGCTGTTGCTGAAACCGTCACCCTTGAGGAG GTCAACACTGTTGGTGCAGAAGTTCTGGAATTTATTTCAGATTATGGAAAGCCTGATGCACCGCTTCCTGCTGCTATTGTGGCCTGTGTACCCAAAAAGGTCCACATGGATGGAGTAGGTGAAACTGATTTTGAGATACATCCGGAAGAAATAACTGATTCCATCAAGGCGGGTCTTGAGGAACCTATTTACCCAGAGCCTGAG CTCGAGGTGCCAAAAGAACTGATTACTCGGTCTGAGCTTGAGGACTTGAAATTGCAACGCAAACCATCATTTGCTTCTCTGAGTAAAGAGGAGAATGTTGTGAAAATATTTGACGATGAAACTGGTATAGCACAGCGCCGCCTTTCTAATGGAATTTCCATCAATTATAAG ATCACACAAAATGAGGCAAGGGTTGGTGTTATGCGACTGATAGTAGGTGGTGGGAGGGCAACAGAAGATTCTGAATCTAAGGGATCTGTTATTGTTGGTGTTCGTACTTTGAGTGAAGGTGGctgtgttggcaacttttcaAGGGAACAG GTTGAACTTTTCTGTGTGAATAATCTCATAAACTGCTCATTAGAATCCAATGAGGAGTTCATTTTTATGGAGTTCAGATTTGCTTTAAGAGACAATGGCATGCGCGCTGCTTTCCAACTCCTCCATATGGTCCTTGAG CATAATGTGTGGCTAGAAGATGCATTTGATAGAGCAACTCAGCTATACCTGTCTTACTATCGCTCCATTCCCAAAAGTTTGGAGCGCTCTACAGCCCACAAGCTTATGTTAGCCATGTTGAACCATGATGAAAGGTTTGTAGAGCCATCACCACATTCATTGCAGAAATTGACTCTCCAATCAGTCAAAGATGCTGTTATGAACCAGTTTGTTGGTGACAACATGGAG GTCAGTATTgttggtgatttcactgaagAAGAGGTCGAATCTTGTGTTCTTGACTATCTTGGGACTGTGAGTGCTCCAAAATCTTCAAAAACACAGGAGCATATTGAGAAGATTTCCTTCCTGCCGTTTCCTTCGGACTTGCATTTTCAGCAA GTATACATAAAGGATACTGATGAGAGAGCTTGTGCCTACATTGCTGGCCCTGCACCTAATCGCTGGGGGTTTGCAACTGAAGGGAATGATCTATTCAATGTCATCCGGAGTTCTAGTGGAGATg CTCAAGTTTCTGAATCAGCAAACACAGATCTTACGGAGAGGAAACATAATGACGTTCGCAGCCATTCTCTGTTCTTTGGCATCACTTTGAGTTTGTTGGCTGAAATTATTAATTCTAG GCTATTCACAACAGTTCGAGATTCCATGGGATTAACCTACGATGTTTCTTTTGAACTAAACCTTTTTGACAAATTGGACCTTGGTTGGTATGTGATTGCAGTAACATCAACCCCGAGCAAG GTTCATAAAGCTGTTGATGCATGCAAAGGTGTTCTCAGAGGATTACATAGTAACAAAATTGTTGAAAGGGAGCTGGACCGG GCAAAGAGGACGTTATTGATGAAACATGAGGCTGAGACAAAGACAAATGCCTATTGGCTTGGTTTACTAGCCCATCTGCAGTCTTCATCTGTGCCTAGAAAG GAAATATCCTGCATCAAGGAATTGACGATGTTGTATGAAAGTGCCACGATTGAGGACTTGTATCTTGCATATGAGCACCTAAAAGTTGATGAATCTTCTTTGTTTGCTTGCATTGGGATTGCTGGTGCTGAATCTGGCGAAGAGACGACTG ATGATGAGCTCGATATGGGCCTGCATGGCATGGGTCCTATTGGAGGCCGTGGTCTATCAACAATGACCAGACCAACCACATGA
- the LOC4341567 gene encoding protein LYK5 — MPPGARARRIAALDLIFLVFLRLASAYQRPSDAHINCIDSFCLGGYTCSETTATTSCTAYLTFRSDPPLSVAYLLNATPSAVAAANSVPLAVSPVDGTQLLLVPVPCSCNRATGYYQHNTTYAIQELDTFFLIANNTFQGLTTYQSIIANNPASEAMSPVINGPLAVPLRCACPSATTGRINNLLTYVVQEGDNVTSIARRFNSTHGDVLAANTLLVPLVHPPHSRVVLANTTITSTTPPESQKFYVSSPCSNGLLAGLGIGVGCGVSAWAAVLAVFLLWRRRRRRPVGDSSGMARETPLVAAVRGAVETLAAYSYADIETATAGFAEERRVAAGSSVYRAVINGEAFAVKRVAAGGDDVRGEVDVLGRVNHSGLVRLRGLCANGDDTYLVLEFAENGALSEWLHPGSAAACLRRVLGWKQRVLVALDVAGGLNYLHHFTNPPYVHKNLNSGNVLLDANLRAKVSSLGFARAVAVAVAAGDDSIALMTHHVVGTHGYLAPEYLEHGLISPKLDVFSFGVIQLELLSGKTAAFVTDDDGQNMLLWQAADGLVDGDGAWFKLRAFMDPQLQGHYPIGVASAVAALAVRCVAREPRARPSMEEVFVTLSAVYNLTVDWDPQNYSASASMVLGR, encoded by the coding sequence ATGCCGCCCGGCGCGCGAGCAAGACGCATCGCCGCACTCGACCTGATCTTCCTCGTGTTTCTCCGGCTCGCCAGCGCGTATCAACGACCATCCGACGCGCATATCAACTGCATCGACAGCTTCTGTCTCGGCGGCTACACCTGCAGCGAAACCACCGCCACCACGTCCTGCACCGCCTACCTCACCTTCCGCTCCGACCCCCCGCTCTCCGTCGCCTACCTCCTCAACGCGAcgccctccgccgtcgccgccgccaactctgtCCCCCTCGCCGTCTCCCCCGTCGACGGCACGCAGCTCCTCCTCGTCCCTGTCCCCTGCTCCTGCAACCGGGCCACCGGCTACTACCAACACAACACCACCTACGCCATTCAGGAACTTGATACCTTCTTCCTCATCGCCAATAACACGTTCCAGGGGCTCACGACGTACCAAAGCATCATCGCCAATAACCCTGCAAGCGAAGCTATGTCTCCAGTGATCAACGGCCCCCTCGCCGTGCCGCTCCGCTGCGCGTGCCCCTCTGCGACTACGGGACGAATAAACAATCTGCTGACGTACGTGGTCCAGGAGGGGGACAACGTGACCAGCATCGCGCGCAGATTCAACTCTACGCACGGCGACGTGCTTGCCGCCAACACGTTGTTGGTCCCGCTCGTCCACCCGCCGCATTCGCGAGTGGTGCTCGCGAATACTACTATTACTTCCACGACTCCGCCGGAATCTCAGAAATTTTACGTGTCGAGTCCCTGCAGCAATGGCTTGCTGGCTGGCTTGGGTATCGGCGTCGGATGCGGCGTCTCTGCGTGGGCTGCCGTTCTTGCTGTGTTCTTGCTatggcgtcgaaggcggcggcgccccgtCGGCGACAGCTCAGGCATGGCCAGGGAGACCCCCCTGGTAGCGGCTGTGCGTGGCGCGGTGGAGACTCTGGCTGCCTACAGCTACGCGGACAtcgagacggcgacggcggggttCGCGGAGGAGCGGAGAGTGGCCGCCGGATCGTCGGTGTACCGCGCGGTGATCAACGGCGAGGCTTTCGCGGTGAAAcgcgtggccgccggcggcgacgacgtgcgCGGTGAGGTCGACGTCCTCGGCCGCGTCAACCACTCCGGCCTCGTCCGGCTCCGGGGCCTGTGCGCGAACGGAGACGACACCTACCTGGTGCTCGAGTTCGCCGAGAACGGCGCGCTCAGCGAGTGGCTTCACCCCGGCAGCGCAGCCGCGTGTCTCCGCCGTGTCCTCGGCTGGAAGCAGCGCGTTCTGGTGGCGCTCGACGTCGCGGGTGGGCTCAACTACCTGCACCACTTCACCAACCCTCCCTACGTGCACAAGAATCTCAACAGCGGCAACGTCCTCCTCGACGCGAACCTCCGCGCGAAGGTCTCGAGCCTCGGGTTCGCGCGCGCcgtggccgtcgccgtcgcagccGGAGACGACAGCATCGCCCTGATGACACACCACGTCGTGGGCACCCACGGTTACCTGGCGCCGGAGTACCTGGAGCACGGCCTGATCAGTCCCAAGCTCGACGTGTTCAGCTTCGGTGTCATCCAGCTCGAGCTCTTGTCCGGGAAGACGGCGGCGTTTGTCACCGACGATGACGGGCAGAACATGCTGCTGTGGCAGGCGGCGGACGGGCtcgtcgacggcgatggcgcatGGTTCAAGCTGAGGGCGTTCATGGACCCTCAGCTGCAAGGCCACTACCCGATCGGTGTCGCGTCCGCGGTGGCCGCGCTGGCCGTTCGGTGCGTGGCGCGGGAGCCACGGGCGCGGCCTTCCATGGAGGAGGTGTTCGTCACGCTCTCAGCGGTGTACAACCTCACGGTTGATTGGGATCCTCAGAATTACAGCGCATCAGCTTCTATGGTCCTCGGTAGGTAG
- the LOC4341568 gene encoding protein LYK5, with protein sequence MSMLPRFLLLVVLLAVPMTAAQQQYEANAQGDCYTDNGSSVLGYTCGTAASPPPPPCTAYLTFRSAPPSYASPITVSYLLNASVPAVAAANSVPVSPPVARDGLLLVPVPCACTAAGYYQHDAGYVIQFDDETYFVMANDTYQGLTTCQALMAQNPAHDSLDLYPGIRLTVPLRCACPSPAQAAAGVRYLVTYLLGWDDDSSTVADRFGADYQAVLFANNLTDDSTVYPFTTMLVPLKHRPKPDVTVLPEPGPPSPAPAPAVSAPPPPAVPSSESGSGRWKKSFRGRCIGIGVGVGFAVLASGALLALFLLRRRWRWRGNGELHDVPLAPDKEGAKATPPPWMLPTTVADVDVRDAVGSMAVYEYGELERVTAGFAEERRIGDSSVYRAVINGDVAAAVKRVAGDVGAEVSVLGRVSHSCLVRLFGLCVHRGDTYLVFELAENGALSDWIRGDNGGRALSWRQRMQAALDVADGLNYLHNYTRPPYVHKNLKSSNVLLDADFRAKVSNFGLARTVAGAGGQMTSRVVGTQGYMAPEYLEHGLIGPHLDVFAFGVVLLELLSGKEAAPARDGGEGGDGEALALLLWEEAEGQLVVDGDDDDARGKVAAFMDSRLRGDYPSEVALAMAALALRCVAREPRARPSMVEVFLSLSALHGTTLDWAPHATLS encoded by the coding sequence ATGTCGATGCTGCcgcgcttcctcctcctcgtcgtgctGCTCGCGGTgccgatgacggcggcgcagcagcagtACGAGGCCAACGCGCAGGGCGACTGCTACACCGACAACGGCAGCTCCGTCCTCGGCTACACCTgcggcaccgccgcctccccgccgccgccgccatgcacgGCCTACCTCACCTTCCGCTCCGCCCCACCGAGCTACGCCTCCCCGATCACCGTCTCCTACCTCCTCAACGCCAgcgtccccgccgtcgccgccgccaactccgtCCCGGTCTCGCCTCCGGTCGCCcgcgacggcctcctcctcgtccccgTCCCCTGCGCCTGCACCGCCGCCGGGTACTACCAGCACGACGCCGGCTACGTCATCCAGTTCGACGACGAGACCTACTTCGTCATGGCGAACGACACGTACCAGGGGCTCACGACGTGCCAGGCGCTCATGGCGCAGAACCCGGCGCACGACAGCCTCGACCTCTACCCGGGAATCAGACTCACCGTGCCGCTGCGCTGCGCGTGCCCGTCGCCGgcgcaggccgccgccggcgtgagGTACCTAGTGACGTACCTCCTCGGCTGGGACGACGACTCGTCCACCGTCGCCGACCGCTTCGGCGCCGACTACCAGGCCGTTCTCTTCGCCAACAACCTCACCGACGACTCCACGGTGTATCCCTTCACCACGATGCTTGTCCCGCTCAAGCATCGGCCCAAGCCCGACGTGACGGTCTTGCCGGAGCCGGGGCCTCcttctccggctccggctccggcagtgtcagctccgccgccgccggcggtgcctTCCAGCGAATCGGGCAGTGGGAGGTGGAAGAAATCCTTTCGCGGTAGGTGTATCGGCATTGGAGTTGGTGTTGGGTTCGCCGTTCTTGCGTCTGGTGCTCTGCTTGCTCTGTTCTTGCtacggcgtcggtggcggtggcgtggcaACGGCGAGCTTCACGATGTGCCGTTGGCTCCGGATAAGGAGGGAGCgaaggcgacgccgccgccgtggatgctgccgacgacggtggcggacGTCGACGTGCGCGATGCCGTGGGATCGATGGCCGTGTACGAGTACGGCGAGCTGGAGCGGGTGACGGCCGGGTTCGCGGAGGAGCGGCGCATCGGGGACTCGTCGGTCTACCGCGCGGTGATCAACGGCgacgtcgcggcggcggtgaagcgcgtcgccggcgacgtgggcgccgAGGTGAGCGTCCTGGGACGCGTCAGCCACTCGTGCCTCGTCCGCCTGTTCGGCCTCTGCGTGCACCGCGGCGACACGTACCTGGTGTTCGAGCTCGCCGAGAACGGCGCGCTCAGCGACTGGATCcgcggcgacaacggcggccgcgccctctcgtGGAGGCAGCGGATGCAGGCGGCGCTCGACGTGGCCGACGGGCTCAACTACCTCCACAACTACACCAGGCCGCCCTACGTGCACAAGAACCTCAAGAGCAGCAACGTCCTCCTCGACGCCGACTTCCGCGCCAAGGTCTCCAACTTCGGCCTGGCGcgcaccgtcgccggcgccggcgggcagATGACGTCGCGCGTCGTGGGTACGCAGGGGTACATGGCGCCGGAGTACCTGGAGCACGGGCTGATCGGGCCTCACCTCGACGTGTTCGCCTTCGGTGTCGTCCTGCTCGAGCTCCTGTCCGGGAAGGAGGCAGCGCCtgcgcgagacggcggcgagggtggcgatgGCGAAGCATTGGCGTTGCTGCTGTGGGAGGAAGCGGAGGGGCAGCTggtggtcgacggcgacgatgacgacgcgCGGGGCAAGGTGGCGGCGTTCATGGACTCCCGGTTGCGTGGCGACTACCCGTCGGAGGTGGCTCTCGCGATGGCTGCGCTGGCGCTGCGGTGCGTCGCGCGGGAGCCCCGCGCGCGGCCGTCGATGGTGGAGGTGTTCCTCTCGCTCTCGGCGTTGCACGGCACAACGTTGGATTGGGCCCCCCATGCAACCCTGAGTTGA